One region of Candidatus Bipolaricaulota bacterium genomic DNA includes:
- a CDS encoding response regulator — translation MPSNPDKIKVLVVEDDPNDVMIIKRAMRKSGAHCDLYFAADGEEALDFLYHRGEFTDAPRPDLILLDWRLPKMSGLEVLEQIKNDDQLRRIPVIVLTVSTSQEDMVKAYDSGAASYMNKPVDSKDFERLIQTVQDYWRIARIPPE, via the coding sequence ATGCCTAGCAATCCGGATAAGATAAAGGTCCTGGTCGTCGAGGACGATCCGAACGACGTGATGATCATCAAGCGCGCGATGCGCAAGAGCGGAGCGCACTGCGATCTCTACTTCGCCGCCGACGGCGAGGAGGCGCTCGACTTCCTCTACCACCGTGGGGAGTTCACCGACGCCCCCCGCCCCGACTTGATCCTCCTTGACTGGCGGCTCCCGAAGATGAGCGGGCTCGAGGTCCTGGAGCAGATCAAGAACGATGACCAACTCCGTCGGATCCCGGTGATCGTCCTCACCGTCTCTACCTCTCAGGAGGACATGGTGAAGGCGTACGACTCCGGAGCGGCGAGCTACATGAACAAGCCGGTCGACTCCAAGGATTTTGAGCGCTTGATCCAAACGGTGCAGGACTACTGGCGCATCGCCCGAATACCGCCGGAGTAG
- a CDS encoding PAS domain S-box protein translates to MKTKLNPVERAIIVVAAYSIAILAVVLLSISSLYRPVGLVFGVFAVPLIIGASFLRLRGGIALGLATALLGMPFIGFGNPGLIVGLFGIDLVLGGGIGLINQRNAVRRERWRRAKTLQDGYEQEIFENSLNILHFIDKEGTILKRNEASRSTIGYPTKRALGLAEYVHPEDIDHMKTELVRLFERGELRDVKLRFISQTRGVIPVELRATRINERVAIVEARDLRQQAELERRLMEAEARYRYLIEEAVDTLDSGIVITDRKGQVVWANEAIGRFFGIDRDRLIGIEAMRAFSRYVGVFENADEFGKKVQEAIEKGERIDSYTCRVRPGIGREERVLVYRSIPIETDRYKGGRIDHYIDITELKRLEEGLREKTKRLERSNEKLEEYSRVVSHDLKSPLHTVEAFTGFLLEDYEDKLDEEGKKYLHTLKNASMRMRELIDDLRDLSNIHLDATSFERVPVARIVEEIKEDLEVDLRGVNLQIDPDLPAVMGSKIQVRQVFHNLIVNAIKFNDKALPVIHVGWVRDSRRHGMHTFFVRDNGIGIESRHHERIFGLFEKLNPREHYEGTGAGLAICKRIVEEHGGEIWVESEIGKGSTFYFTLPQATVRNEVKVHA, encoded by the coding sequence TTGAAGACGAAATTGAACCCTGTCGAGAGGGCGATAATCGTTGTCGCCGCGTACAGCATCGCGATCCTCGCCGTAGTGCTCCTTTCCATCTCCTCCCTCTACCGGCCGGTCGGGCTGGTGTTTGGGGTGTTCGCTGTCCCGTTGATCATCGGGGCGTCTTTCCTTCGCCTCCGGGGCGGGATTGCACTCGGGCTGGCGACCGCCCTGCTCGGGATGCCGTTCATCGGGTTCGGGAACCCGGGATTGATCGTCGGGCTGTTCGGGATCGACCTTGTGCTCGGCGGGGGGATCGGGTTGATCAACCAGCGCAACGCCGTGCGCCGCGAGCGGTGGCGGCGGGCGAAGACCCTCCAGGACGGCTATGAACAGGAGATATTTGAGAACTCGCTCAACATTCTCCATTTCATCGACAAGGAGGGGACGATCCTCAAGCGAAACGAGGCATCCCGCAGCACGATCGGCTATCCGACCAAGCGCGCCCTTGGGCTCGCCGAGTACGTACATCCCGAGGACATCGATCACATGAAGACCGAACTCGTCCGCCTGTTCGAGCGGGGAGAGCTGCGGGACGTGAAGCTCCGGTTCATCTCCCAGACGCGCGGGGTGATCCCGGTCGAGTTGCGGGCGACGCGGATCAACGAGCGGGTGGCGATCGTAGAGGCGCGCGACCTGCGTCAGCAGGCCGAGCTCGAGCGGCGGTTGATGGAGGCGGAGGCGCGCTACCGCTATCTGATCGAGGAGGCGGTCGATACCCTCGACTCCGGGATCGTCATCACCGACCGGAAGGGGCAGGTGGTGTGGGCGAACGAGGCGATCGGGCGGTTCTTCGGGATCGATCGCGACCGGTTGATCGGGATCGAGGCGATGCGTGCCTTCTCCCGCTATGTCGGGGTGTTCGAAAACGCTGATGAGTTCGGAAAGAAAGTCCAGGAAGCGATCGAGAAGGGGGAGCGGATCGACTCTTACACCTGCCGTGTCCGCCCCGGGATCGGCCGCGAGGAGCGGGTCCTCGTCTACCGCTCGATCCCGATCGAGACGGATCGATACAAGGGAGGCAGGATCGATCATTACATCGATATCACCGAGCTCAAGCGGTTGGAGGAGGGTCTGCGCGAGAAGACGAAGCGCCTTGAGCGGAGCAACGAGAAGCTGGAGGAGTACTCGCGCGTCGTCTCCCACGACCTGAAGTCCCCGCTCCACACCGTGGAGGCGTTCACCGGCTTCCTCCTCGAGGACTACGAGGACAAGCTCGACGAGGAGGGGAAGAAGTACCTGCACACCCTCAAGAATGCTTCGATGCGGATGCGCGAGTTGATCGACGACCTGCGGGACCTGTCCAACATCCACCTCGACGCGACGTCGTTCGAGCGAGTCCCGGTAGCGCGGATCGTGGAGGAGATCAAGGAGGACCTCGAGGTCGACCTGCGCGGGGTGAACCTTCAGATCGACCCCGACCTCCCCGCGGTGATGGGGAGCAAGATCCAGGTACGACAGGTCTTCCACAATCTGATCGTCAACGCGATAAAGTTCAACGACAAGGCACTCCCGGTGATCCACGTCGGCTGGGTGCGGGACTCCCGCCGACACGGGATGCACACCTTCTTCGTGCGGGACAACGGGATCGGGATCGAGTCCCGGCACCACGAGCGGATATTCGGTCTGTTTGAGAAATTGAACCCGCGGGAGCATTATGAAGGGACCGGAGCGGGATTGGCGATCTGCAAGCGGATCGTCGAGGAGCATGGGGGGGAGATCTGGGTGGAATCGGAAATCGGCAAAGGGAGCACGTTCTACTTCACGCTCCCCCAAGCGACTGTGAGAAACGAGGTGAAAGTCCATGCCTAG